The nucleotide sequence CACTTTTGCCATGCTTATTATTCTCCTGGCTTTTTCGTTCCTGATCGCCGAGGACTTCGAGCAGAAGATCGTCCGCACGTTCGAGCTGTCCGCCAACGGCAGCGTCGAGCTGGGCAATATCAACGGCGAAATCGTTGTTTCCACCAGCGGCGGCGCCAAGGTCGAGATCAAGGCCGTCAAGCGCTCCGACGTCAAGGGCGAGATCGAGAACGTCGAGGTGCTCTTCGAGCAGTCCGGGAACGACTTGCGCGTCAAGACCAAGTTCAACCGCGACAACACCAAGGCCAAGGTCGATTTCACGGTCGTCATCCCGGAAAAATTGGCCCGGGCCGAGTTCAAGTCGATCAACGGCAAGCTGGACTGTTCCGGGCGCTTCAGCGACCTGCTGCTGAAAACGGTGAACGGCAAGATCAAATTCAACGGCGAGTTCAGCGTCGGCACCTTCAAGACCGTCAACGGTACCATCGAGATCTCCCAGGAACCGTTGCTCAACGGCGACCTCGAGGTGGAGACCGTCAATGGCGGCATCGCTATCGAGTTGAACGGCAAGTCGGCCTTCGAGATCGAGGGACGCACGGTCAACGGCTCGATCGAGAATGACTTCGGGCTGAACGTCGAGCGCCATTTTGTCGGCAGCTCCTTCGCGGGCAAGGTCAACGGCGGCGGCAGGAAGGTCAAGGTGCAGACGGTCAACGGCAGGATCGATATATCAAAGATCTGATCTCGGCGTAGGGCTGACGGTAGACGGTTGCAGGTAATAATTGAAATGGGTGTACGGGTGACGGCGTACGGTTTTCGGTAAGAGTGGCCGCAATATCCGATATTTGGTTCGTTTCATATTATTGTCCGTTGGCTGTCTAGTTCTTACCGTCCGCAGGATGCC is from Candidatus Aminicenantes bacterium and encodes:
- a CDS encoding DUF4097 family beta strand repeat-containing protein gives rise to the protein MKKFTFAMLIILLAFSFLIAEDFEQKIVRTFELSANGSVELGNINGEIVVSTSGGAKVEIKAVKRSDVKGEIENVEVLFEQSGNDLRVKTKFNRDNTKAKVDFTVVIPEKLARAEFKSINGKLDCSGRFSDLLLKTVNGKIKFNGEFSVGTFKTVNGTIEISQEPLLNGDLEVETVNGGIAIELNGKSAFEIEGRTVNGSIENDFGLNVERHFVGSSFAGKVNGGGRKVKVQTVNGRIDISKI